A genomic stretch from Zeimonas sediminis includes:
- a CDS encoding UDP-N-acetylmuramoyl-L-alanyl-D-glutamate--2,6-diaminopimelate ligase, with translation MTDPRQEGDSPVQGLVAWLRDTVAPGAALVADSRAVRPGDVFVAMPGRVGDGRRHIGAAVAAGAAAVLSEAGGGFGEPGVPHLEVEGLAALAGRLAAQWYGDPSSRLKVVAVTGTNGKTSCTQWIARGMAEWGRRAAVIGTLGSGIVEPGEAGASLQSFGLTTPDALSLQRMLAAFVDAGVEVVAMEASSIGIDQGRIDGLRVDVAVFTNFSRDHLDYHGDERAYLGAKLRLFAWPGLRVAIVNGDDPIAPVVIDTVAEGVQTVAFGQLPGEHGWRARKKLSAWQINEGASAMDVSIGGDYGRAQIEFSVLGRFNVVNATAVAATWIALGMPFDEAMRRLHSLQPIPGRMQRIEAPGAPLVVVDYAHTPDALMSVLQALRPVATARGGYLWCVFGAGGDRDTGKRPLMGLVAERNADRVVITSDNPRSETPFRIASDIRAGLTREPWLTELDRREAIARTLAIASPADVVLVAGKGHENYQEIAGVRHPYSDIDTVRELLGLRESAGEHADV, from the coding sequence GTGACCGATCCGCGCCAGGAAGGCGACTCGCCGGTGCAGGGCCTCGTGGCCTGGCTGCGCGACACGGTCGCGCCCGGGGCGGCGCTGGTTGCCGACAGCCGCGCGGTGCGGCCCGGCGACGTCTTCGTCGCGATGCCCGGGCGGGTCGGCGACGGTCGCCGGCACATCGGCGCCGCGGTGGCGGCAGGCGCCGCCGCCGTGCTGAGCGAGGCGGGCGGCGGGTTCGGCGAGCCCGGCGTGCCGCACCTGGAAGTCGAGGGCCTGGCCGCGCTGGCCGGGCGCCTGGCGGCGCAGTGGTACGGCGACCCTTCGTCGCGCCTGAAGGTCGTCGCGGTCACCGGCACCAACGGCAAGACCAGCTGCACGCAGTGGATCGCGCGCGGGATGGCAGAGTGGGGCCGCCGGGCCGCGGTGATCGGCACGCTGGGCAGCGGCATCGTCGAGCCCGGCGAAGCGGGCGCGTCGCTGCAGTCCTTCGGGCTCACCACGCCCGACGCGTTGTCGCTGCAGCGCATGCTCGCGGCCTTCGTCGACGCGGGCGTCGAGGTCGTGGCGATGGAGGCGTCGTCGATCGGCATCGACCAGGGGCGGATCGACGGCCTGAGGGTCGACGTTGCGGTCTTCACGAACTTCTCGCGCGATCACCTCGACTACCACGGCGACGAGCGCGCCTACCTCGGCGCGAAGCTCAGGCTGTTCGCGTGGCCGGGCCTGCGGGTGGCGATCGTCAATGGCGACGACCCGATCGCCCCGGTCGTGATCGACACGGTCGCCGAAGGCGTGCAGACGGTCGCGTTCGGGCAGTTGCCAGGCGAGCACGGCTGGCGCGCCAGGAAGAAGCTGTCCGCCTGGCAGATCAACGAGGGCGCCAGCGCGATGGACGTCTCGATCGGCGGGGACTACGGTCGCGCCCAGATCGAGTTCTCGGTCCTCGGCCGCTTCAACGTGGTGAACGCGACCGCGGTCGCCGCGACCTGGATCGCGCTGGGCATGCCCTTCGACGAGGCCATGCGCCGCCTCCACTCGCTGCAGCCGATCCCCGGGCGCATGCAGCGGATCGAGGCGCCAGGCGCGCCGCTGGTCGTGGTCGACTACGCCCACACCCCCGACGCGCTGATGAGCGTGCTGCAGGCGCTGCGGCCGGTGGCCACGGCGCGCGGGGGTTACCTGTGGTGCGTGTTCGGCGCCGGCGGCGACCGCGATACCGGCAAGCGGCCGCTGATGGGGCTGGTGGCCGAGCGCAACGCGGACCGGGTGGTGATCACCAGCGACAACCCGCGCAGCGAGACGCCGTTCCGCATCGCGTCCGACATCCGGGCGGGCCTGACCCGCGAACCCTGGCTCACCGAGCTCGACAGGCGCGAGGCGATCGCGCGCACGCTGGCGATCGCGTCGCCGGCCGACGTCGTGCTGGTGGCCGGCAAGGGGCACGAGAACTACCAGGAGATCGCCGGCGTGCGGCACCCCTACTCGGACATCGACACCGTGCGCGAGCTGCTGGGCCTGCGCGAGTCCGCCGGGGAGCACGCCGATGTTTGA
- a CDS encoding peptidoglycan D,D-transpeptidase FtsI family protein translates to MTRRRGRHVPFAANPLLRVRLPAYRSQLVMFCVAVGFVALAARAVWLQVFSQDFLQRQGESRYARTIELPASRGKIFDRNGVVLASSLPARAVWASPDDVDATPGQVAELAKLLQMKRSELERKLADSDRTFVYLRRQVDPEVAQKIAALGIPGIHQQREYKRHYPEGETIAHIVGFTNVEDIGQEGVELAKNGVLAGQPGSRRVIRDRFGRVIEDVGATREPHHGSDLALSIDAKIQFQTFDAIREAVREHKAKAGAAVVLDVKTGEVLALANWPTYDPNRRDKLTGAQLRNRVLTDTFEPGSTMKPFTAALALELGKARPDTVIDTAPGRMRIGSHTIGDAHQHGLLTLEEVIQKSSNVGTAKLALDMPAQKMWEFYAALGFGQAPRVGFPGAVAGRVRPYRTWKPIEQATMSYGHGMSVSLLQLARAYSVFARDGDLMPVSIFRVDGKPHGEQVIRPQTAKAVRRMLELAAGPGGTAPRAQIAGYRVAGKTGTAHKQEGGRYVNKYISSFVGFAPASDPRIVVAVMIDEPSAGKYYGGVVAAPIFARIVGDSLRALRIPPDAPLAQVVLPAEAVKESM, encoded by the coding sequence ATGACGCGCAGGCGCGGTCGTCACGTGCCCTTCGCCGCGAACCCGCTGCTGCGGGTCCGGCTGCCCGCCTACCGCTCGCAGCTGGTGATGTTCTGCGTGGCGGTCGGCTTCGTTGCGCTCGCTGCCCGGGCCGTCTGGCTGCAGGTCTTCTCGCAGGACTTCCTGCAGCGGCAGGGCGAGTCCCGCTACGCGCGCACGATCGAGCTGCCGGCCTCGCGCGGCAAGATCTTCGACCGCAACGGCGTGGTGCTGGCGTCGAGCCTGCCCGCGCGCGCGGTCTGGGCGTCGCCCGACGACGTTGACGCGACGCCAGGGCAAGTCGCCGAGCTGGCGAAGCTGCTGCAGATGAAGCGATCCGAGCTCGAGCGCAAGCTCGCCGACAGCGACCGGACCTTCGTCTACCTGCGCCGGCAGGTCGACCCGGAGGTCGCGCAGAAGATCGCCGCGCTCGGCATTCCCGGCATTCACCAGCAGCGCGAATACAAGCGCCACTATCCCGAGGGCGAGACGATCGCCCACATCGTCGGATTCACCAACGTCGAGGACATCGGCCAGGAGGGCGTCGAGCTCGCGAAGAACGGCGTGCTGGCCGGCCAGCCGGGCAGCCGGCGCGTGATACGCGACCGCTTCGGCCGGGTGATCGAGGACGTCGGCGCGACCCGCGAGCCGCACCACGGCAGCGACCTCGCGCTGTCGATCGACGCGAAGATCCAGTTCCAGACCTTCGACGCGATCCGCGAGGCGGTCCGCGAGCACAAGGCCAAGGCCGGGGCGGCGGTGGTGCTCGACGTGAAGACCGGCGAGGTGCTGGCGCTCGCGAACTGGCCGACCTACGACCCGAACCGGCGCGACAAGCTGACCGGCGCGCAGCTGCGCAACCGGGTGCTCACCGACACCTTCGAGCCGGGCTCGACCATGAAGCCGTTCACCGCGGCGCTGGCGCTCGAGCTCGGCAAGGCACGCCCGGACACCGTCATCGACACCGCGCCCGGGCGGATGCGGATCGGCTCGCACACGATCGGCGACGCCCACCAGCACGGGCTGCTGACGCTCGAGGAAGTCATCCAGAAGTCGTCGAACGTCGGCACCGCGAAGCTCGCGCTCGACATGCCGGCCCAGAAGATGTGGGAGTTCTATGCGGCGCTCGGCTTCGGCCAGGCGCCCAGGGTCGGCTTTCCGGGCGCGGTCGCCGGCCGCGTCCGGCCCTATCGCACCTGGAAGCCGATCGAGCAGGCCACGATGTCCTACGGGCACGGCATGTCGGTGTCGCTGCTGCAGCTCGCGCGCGCCTACAGCGTGTTCGCGCGCGACGGCGACCTGATGCCGGTCTCGATCTTCCGCGTGGACGGCAAGCCGCATGGCGAGCAGGTGATCCGCCCGCAGACCGCGAAGGCGGTCCGGCGGATGCTCGAGCTCGCGGCCGGCCCCGGCGGCACCGCCCCGCGCGCCCAGATCGCCGGCTACCGGGTCGCCGGCAAGACCGGCACGGCCCACAAGCAGGAGGGCGGGCGCTACGTCAACAAGTACATCTCGTCGTTCGTGGGCTTCGCGCCGGCCTCCGACCCGCGCATCGTCGTGGCGGTGATGATCGACGAGCCCTCGGCGGGCAAGTACTACGGCGGCGTCGTCGCGGCGCCGATCTTCGCGCGCATCGTCGGCGACTCGCTGCGCGCGCTGCGCATCCCGCCCGACGCGCCCCTCGCGCAGGTGGTGCTGCCGGCCGAGGCCGTCAAGGAGAGCATGTGA
- the ftsL gene encoding cell division protein FtsL, with the protein MLVRFNLMLTALLVICALGLVTSQHRARKLFIDLERAQANAGAHEVRWNQLQVEQTELATSALIDARARRELGMQAVPADRTLHLSLDPVTRTVSLSQPWIEKAAGGKPGGVRAAAAGGARPAAQAGAQRGPASSAASARALPSAGPARAAPAAAAPKPVSKQPAGAAAGEERR; encoded by the coding sequence ATGCTCGTCAGGTTCAACCTCATGCTGACCGCCCTGCTCGTGATCTGCGCGCTCGGACTCGTGACCTCGCAGCACCGCGCCCGCAAGCTCTTCATCGATCTCGAGCGGGCGCAGGCCAACGCCGGCGCGCACGAGGTGCGCTGGAACCAGTTGCAGGTCGAGCAGACCGAGCTCGCCACCTCCGCGCTGATCGACGCCCGCGCGCGGCGCGAGCTCGGCATGCAGGCGGTGCCGGCGGACCGCACGCTGCACCTGAGCCTCGATCCGGTGACCCGCACGGTGAGCCTGAGCCAGCCGTGGATCGAGAAGGCGGCCGGAGGCAAGCCCGGCGGCGTTCGCGCTGCCGCGGCAGGCGGCGCCCGGCCCGCCGCCCAGGCCGGCGCGCAGCGCGGGCCGGCGTCCTCGGCCGCGTCGGCCCGGGCGCTCCCTTCGGCCGGACCGGCCCGCGCGGCTCCGGCGGCCGCCGCGCCGAAGCCGGTTTCCAAGCAGCCCGCGGGCGCCGCGGCCGGGGAGGAGCGCCGATGA
- the rsmH gene encoding 16S rRNA (cytosine(1402)-N(4))-methyltransferase RsmH has protein sequence MNAPGDEPREQRAPDSGHEPVLLDACMRALAIRPDGRYVDGTFGRGGHSAAILRALGPAGRLVAIDRDPSAVAAGRAWTDPRFSIDHARFSEIREVLDARGIASADGILLDLGVSSPQLDEAHRGFSFRADGPLDMRMDPTRGVSARQWLLEASEQDIAKVVREYGEERFAVPIAQAIVARRRDAGDDALRTTGELAALVAGVVRRRQKRPEVGKDPATRTFQALRILVNQELEELALVLDRAVACLSPGGRLAVISFHSLEDRMVKQFIAHEAGRDAPRDPVTGAPRPLAAARLRPVARVLPGDREIAANPRARSAVLRVAERL, from the coding sequence GTGAATGCGCCCGGCGATGAACCGCGCGAACAACGGGCCCCGGACTCCGGACACGAACCGGTCCTGCTCGATGCCTGCATGCGCGCGCTCGCGATCCGCCCCGATGGCCGCTACGTGGACGGCACCTTCGGGCGCGGCGGCCACAGCGCGGCGATCCTGCGCGCGCTCGGGCCGGCCGGCAGGCTGGTCGCGATCGACCGCGACCCTTCGGCCGTCGCGGCCGGCCGCGCGTGGACCGATCCGCGCTTCTCGATCGATCACGCCCGCTTCTCGGAGATCCGGGAGGTGCTCGACGCCCGCGGCATCGCCTCGGCCGACGGCATCCTGCTCGACCTCGGCGTTTCCTCGCCCCAGCTCGACGAGGCGCATCGCGGTTTCAGCTTTCGCGCGGACGGCCCGCTGGACATGCGGATGGATCCGACCCGGGGCGTGTCGGCCCGCCAGTGGCTGCTCGAGGCGTCCGAGCAGGACATCGCAAAGGTGGTGAGGGAATATGGGGAAGAACGGTTTGCTGTTCCGATTGCACAGGCGATTGTTGCTCGCCGCCGGGACGCCGGCGACGACGCGCTCCGCACGACGGGAGAGCTTGCCGCACTCGTGGCTGGTGTCGTCAGGCGGCGCCAGAAGCGGCCGGAGGTGGGCAAGGACCCGGCCACTCGCACCTTTCAGGCTCTACGGATTCTCGTCAATCAGGAGCTTGAGGAGCTCGCGCTAGTGCTCGATCGCGCGGTCGCCTGCCTGTCGCCCGGCGGGCGGCTCGCGGTGATCAGCTTCCACTCGCTCGAGGATCGGATGGTCAAGCAGTTCATCGCACACGAGGCCGGCCGGGACGCTCCGCGCGACCCGGTCACCGGCGCGCCGCGGCCGCTGGCGGCCGCGCGCCTGCGCCCGGTGGCGCGCGTGCTGCCCGGCGATCGCGAGATCGCGGCCAACCCGCGCGCCCGCTCGGCAGTGCTGCGGGTCGCCGAGCGGCTCTGA
- the mraZ gene encoding division/cell wall cluster transcriptional repressor MraZ, with the protein MFQGSSALLLDAKGRMTVPTRHRDALGAQCEHKLTLTRHPDGCLLLFPRPVWEAQRERLAALPISARAWTRIFLGSACDVEMDGTGRILISPELRNAASLSKEVMLLGMGNHFEIWDAATLADKEKAAIAAGMPEALANFNF; encoded by the coding sequence ATGTTCCAGGGAAGTTCAGCGCTGTTGCTCGATGCGAAAGGGCGGATGACCGTCCCGACCCGGCATCGCGACGCGCTCGGCGCCCAGTGTGAACACAAGCTGACCCTCACCCGCCATCCCGACGGCTGCCTGCTGCTGTTTCCCCGGCCGGTCTGGGAGGCCCAGCGCGAGCGGCTCGCCGCGCTGCCGATCTCCGCGCGCGCCTGGACCCGGATCTTTCTGGGCAGCGCCTGCGACGTCGAGATGGACGGCACCGGCCGCATCCTGATCTCCCCGGAGTTGCGAAACGCGGCCTCGTTGTCGAAGGAGGTGATGCTGCTGGGCATGGGCAACCACTTCGAGATCTGGGATGCCGCGACGCTGGCCGATAAGGAGAAGGCCGCGATCGCCGCCGGGATGCCCGAAGCCCTCGCGAACTTCAATTTTTGA